ATGCCGTCTGCACCATCGAAAATCTTCTTAGAACCTTCCTGGGCAATGAGGTCAGCAATACCACAATGCTTAGTAGCGACGTTGACCTCTTTAAATTTAACAGGAGTCGATACGTTAACACACCTATCGGCAAGCACAATTGCATTCACGTTCTCACACCCATGTTGTACTCTTTCTCGGTCCATACCCACTGGAATACTCTTACTTTCTTTAAACTCAGCAACTGCCGTCAACCCCTCCAGTAGAATAGCCACGTCTATATCAGCCGTGCTCTGTTTTCCTGGTTCAACGTCGGACTGCATCTTTTGAGGGACCTCAACCATCTCAGACTTGGCACCCTCTGTAGACTGCTCTTTATCTGTAATTTCCACTGCTTGTAAGTCTGAAACAGTTCCTCCGGACAGCGGTTCTGAAGGATTCTCAACCTGCTCTGTTTCAGCACCCTCGGTATCATGAACTGTAACTTGGTTCTCTAGCCTCTGATTCGATTCTTCATGCTGAACCGTGATGACTTGATTCtccacctttttatttttaataacccATACTAAATCAGACTTAGCTTTGTCTTTCGGTTCCTTTGAATTTTCCTTCCGATTCTTACTTTCCCATTTGCAGGTCTTCTCGTTATGGCCTTGGACCAAGCATTTCATGCAGTAGGCAGGCAACGTCTCAAATTCAATTGATTGGTAAAAGCTTTGAGGGTTCCTGGGAGTACCGATCCATAAAGCCTTGATAGGGTCTTTAGAAACGTCCATCTCAATACAGACCCGAGCACCGTCTGTACGAGTAGCACAACGTGTTGGGTTGTCCCGTTTGAGAAAACCACCAAGAGGAGCTGTGATACTACGTAGGAATGATTCATGATAAAAGTTGGGTGGTAAACCCGGCAACGTAATCCACACGAGCACACGGACAGGTTCTTGATCCTCTTGAAAGTCTATAGTCCAGTGGAAGACTCTATAAGGCACACCAGCAATTTCACAGTTTTCACGCGCAAACGCCTTAACGAAGTCATCTTCCAGGGATAGACGCACGAACACGTTCCTTGGCCTCCTCATTGACGATACAATCGGTTGGTTTGTCAAGCCCCATCTCAATCTAATGAACGATCGAATGGAATCTAGGGAAGGGCGTTGACgaagaaatttcaaaacaagaGAATATTGAAACAGAATCGCCGATCGATCCACTTCATCCTTGGAGAAAACCACACATACCTCCCCATCTACTGTTTTATGAGATCGAAACGGCACCACCACTTTAGGAAGGGGCTGAGGGGATTCTAAAACCATGTCTGCAAAAGATCTTAGCCGAGGAGCAGACGCCGTAATGGTCAAGGGGCCATCTGCGGCAGCCATGCATGAAGCCCTAATCACTCACGTCTAGAgagaaaaaagggcaaaaaaggaATTGCGGAAAAATTCAATtacaataaaaattctattgaCACTACTCTTTCACCAACTGTTAATCCTCTAGTCAAGTGGGCAAAAACTGTTGAATGATAAACTTAATTTAGTAATTAATGTTAGATGAAGAGTTGTGTCTTCCGATAGATCTATGAACTAGAGTGAAAgttcattttaaaagaagtaatttatgtatttagaGATTCATGTATTTGGgatatttatgtatttgagatatttataTACTAAAAAAATTCATGTATTAAGAGTAAATATTAAGTGAATCTACAAGCCGATAAATACCCATCTATCCATTGGCACCAACTAAGCCACTTGAAAAATAattcagttaaaaaaaatttcagaaatAATCTCTCTCATCTCTTCCCTCTAGAATAGAATATCCGGTTTTTCTTCTCCAACGAACCAGTCTCCTAAATCGATGGAAAACGGCGTCAACGGGGAGCATGAAGATCTTAATCCAGAAGTGGAAGACACTACAACATCATCAAGGTTCTGGATTGAATCAAAAAAGCTATGGTACATTGTGGGTCCCGCAATCTTCAGCCGAGTCGTAAGTTTCTCCATGAACGTCATCTCAATAGCCTTTGGCGGTCACCTCGGTAACGTTGAACTCGCTGCCCTTTCCATATCCATCAATGTCATCGTCGGTTTCAATTTTGGTTTCCTGGTAATTCAACTATGTGCTCTATATCGTGTTTGTCTCCCTGTTTGTCTAGAGTGCCTTTATTCTGAGAGTTTGAAATTTAGTTAGGGATGGCGAGCGCCTTGGAGACTCTGTGTGGGCAAGCCTTTGGGGCGAAGAAGTACCATATGTTGGGCATATACTTGCAAAGGTCATGGATTGTGCTCTTCCTCTGTGGTATTTTGTTCCTGCCCATTTACGTTTTCGCTGCTCCGATTATGAGACTCATTGGACTGCCCAAAGAAGTGGCGGAACTCTCTGAGGTCGTGGCTCTGCGGCTCATACCGCTGCAGCTCGGATTTACGTTTCTATTCCCAGTGCAACGGTTCTTGCAGTCCCAGCTTAAGACCTTTGTGATTATGTGGGTTTCTTTTGCGGCTTTACTGGTTAATTTGCTGCTTACTTGGCTCTTCCTTCGTGTGTGGGATTTTGGACTTGTTGGTATTGTTGTTGCTTTGGACATCTCTTGGTGGGTTCTGGTTTTAGGGTTGTGTGGGTATGCTATGTGTGGTGGATGTCCTCAAACTTGGACTGGATTCTCTGCAGAAGCATTTTCGGGTCTCTGGGAGTTCATCAAACTCTCTGCTGCTTCCGGGGTCATGCTCTGGTACGTACATATGATCTCTCAAGTCTCAAGGAGTTCTTAATTCATTTTAGTGTTAAATTCCATGTT
This is a stretch of genomic DNA from Carya illinoinensis cultivar Pawnee chromosome 15, C.illinoinensisPawnee_v1, whole genome shotgun sequence. It encodes these proteins:
- the LOC122295909 gene encoding protein DETOXIFICATION 27-like produces the protein MENGVNGEHEDLNPEVEDTTTSSRFWIESKKLWYIVGPAIFSRVVSFSMNVISIAFGGHLGNVELAALSISINVIVGFNFGFLLGMASALETLCGQAFGAKKYHMLGIYLQRSWIVLFLCGILFLPIYVFAAPIMRLIGLPKEVAELSEVVALRLIPLQLGFTFLFPVQRFLQSQLKTFVIMWVSFAALLVNLLLTWLFLRVWDFGLVGIVVALDISWWVLVLGLCGYAMCGGCPQTWTGFSAEAFSGLWEFIKLSAASGVMLCLESWYYTILMLMPGYLKNATVAVGALSVCMNINGIELMIHIAFFAGAGVRVANELGAGNGKAAKFATMVAVSYSAVIGLFFCILILIIHNKIAYIFTSSTDIIQEIDKMSYLLGATILFNSIQPVLSGVAVGSGRQATVAYINIGCYYIIGLPVGILMGWVFHLGVMGIWGGMVFGGTAVQTMILVILTMRTNWTMQAEEASKRISKWTNVPSDSEEHQTEVEH